The proteins below come from a single Carassius auratus strain Wakin unplaced genomic scaffold, ASM336829v1 scaf_tig00002694, whole genome shotgun sequence genomic window:
- the LOC113070005 gene encoding vacuolar protein sorting-associated protein 29, whose amino-acid sequence MLVLVLGDLHIPHRCNTLPAKFKKLLVPGKIQHILCTGNLCTKESYDYLKTLAGDVHIVRGDFDENLNYPEQKVVTVGQFKIGLIHGHQVIPWGDMASLALLQRQLDVDILISGHTHKFEAFENENKFYINPGSATGAYSALESNITPSFVLMDIQASTVVTYVYQLIGDDVKVERIEYKKS is encoded by the exons CTGGTCCTCGTGTTAGGTGACCTTCACATTCCCCACCGATGCAACACCCTACCTGCCAAATTCAAGAAGTTGCTAGTGCCTGGCAAGATTCAGCACATCCTCTGCACAGGAAACCTTTGTACAAAGGAGAGCTACGACTACCTGAAAACACTGGCTGGAGATGTGCACATAGTCAGAGGAGACTTTGATGAG AACTTGAATTATCCAGAACAGAAGGTGGTGACAGTGGGGCAGTTCAAAATCGGCCTTATCCATGGACACCAAGTGATCCCGTGGGGCGACATGGCGAGCTTGGCGCTGCTTCAAAGGCAGCTGGATGTAGATATCCTTATTTCTggtcacacacacaaatttgAGGCTTTCGAGAATGAGAATAAATTTTATATTAACCCCGGATCTGCCACAGGGGCCTATAGCGCACTGGAAAG CAACATCACACCATCGTTTGTTTTGATGGACATTCAAGCATCTACAGTGGTAACGTATGTCTATCAGCTCATTGGAGACGACGTCAAAGTCGAGAGAATCGAATACAAAAAGTCTTAA
- the LOC113070004 gene encoding protein FAM216A-like, with translation MKKHVKFLESNDKSRLYHRKSFLPLRPSGLSHVHAGKTNSVFGHKIQKPATVQVPEQDRGTKTIHIPKIMAAAPFLQHPGLTPGQKRFLYNFAEAYSKEHMRQLICQHYMNVLHRCIRTVPDANVHLNVKLQMSTRIPQVKHTTNSQITSTSRTKESGKRSSTSEKVKKTTLPKLVNHQRVSSGFAKPNTIHSTKRTKTKTAKHASSRESRPWEDDFECEATEMDSYLAGHISGLSFNESEDDDEYYLFLT, from the exons ATGAAAAAACACGTGAAATTCCTCGAAAGCAACGATAAAAGTCGTCTGTACCACAGAAAGTCGTTTTTGCCTTTAAG GCCATCTGGTCTTAGTCATGTGCACGCTG GCAAAACAAACTCAGTATTtggacataaaatacaaaaacctgCAACTGTTCAAGTGCCAGAACAAGATCGGGGCACTAAAACTATTCATATCCCTAAGATCATGGCTGCTGCTCCATTCTTACAG CACCCAGGCCTGACACCCGGACAGAAGCGTTTTCTGTATAATTTCGCAGAGGCCTACAGTAAAGAGCACATGCGGCAGCTAATATGTCAACACTATATGAATGTATTACACCGCTGTATCAGGACAG TGCCAGATGCGAATGTGCATCTGAACGTGAAGCTGCAGATGTCAACACGCATCCCACAAGTGAAGCACACGACAAACTCCCAAATTACATCTACGAGCAGGACAAAAGAAAGTGGAAAGAGATCTTCGACCTCAGAGAAAGTGAAGAAAACTACTTTACCTAAACTTGTCAATCATCAAAG AGTGTCTTCTGGATTTGCAAAGCCAAACACAATACATTCAACAAAAAGAACTAAGACCAAAACTGCAAAACACGCTTCTTCACGGG AATCACGTCCATGGGAAGATGACTTTGAATGCGAGGCAACTGAAATGGATTCTTATCTTGCAGGACACATAAGTGGCCTGTCTTTCAATGAATCAGAAGACGATGATGAGTACTATCTATTCCTTACCTAA